One window of the Lytechinus pictus isolate F3 Inbred chromosome 5, Lp3.0, whole genome shotgun sequence genome contains the following:
- the LOC135154278 gene encoding uncharacterized protein LOC135154278, producing MDGEEKIPINVCSFEEFRSLGLSSALAGIIQGIRMDQGEITPELFESSPALCSNRELARRVDFWEGTQGVEGSIFITPRGRLTASTPHSESDQNGVAGSGGVYSYDQHQPPRSSQSNQSSGSWGASSSHFREERGPEPPSTREASMRVGVEPRVRPRHLIGEEANGAYANRGMQVSGDSSEWSGGDDLPARHPSQGGRQGASIKTRVGDGRGSSAPPPTPDYSARNVRAGMTRPAQYSSSSPLSSPAASPANSSGSSGRGTGGGLPYYTLPKSLTFNGKGNWRAFFRKFSAFADHHNWTAMERVSQLYWGLKGKAEDYLLMVLDQEPNMPYAGLVARLQHRFGEEGLSESAQLEFVAAKQGPTESLPDWADRVLQLAARAFPGVNGSYPNRQAVLRLCQGALNREAGCHALTRNPSTVNEALKYIEWHQHVHRAMYGRPKAVSKANEGEVRKVELPQGNNAALEQRLVNLERKTDERLGHIERDLQRLGGLERDLKKVLEAIQTRPQPARERGRSPGRDRCYECGGIGHYRNNCPSVQENRAKVQVSFVGDQEEENSSGSEELASPRPPPPEAK from the coding sequence ATGGACGGGGAAGAGAAAATCCCTATCAATGTGTGCTCCTTTGAGGAGTTCAGGTCGCTAGGGCTAAGTTCAGCCCTAGCTGGGATAATTCAGGGGATTCGAATGGATCAGGGGGAGATAACCCCTGAGCTATTTGAGAGCAGCCCAGCGCTATGCAGCAATAGGGAGCTAGCACGAAGAGTAGATTTTTGGGAGGGCACCCAAGGGGTAGAGGGCAGTATTTTTATTACCCCTAGGGGACGCCTCACTGCGAGCACCCCGCATAGCGAGTCTGACCAAAATGGGGTGGCAGGTTCCGGGGGTGTTTACTCCTATGACCAACATCAGCCCCCTAGGTCAAGTCAAAGTAACCAGTCTAGTGGGTCCTGGGGCGCCAGCTCATCTCACTTCCGGGAGGAGCGGGGGCCCGAGCCCCCAAGCACCCGAGAGGCAAGTATGAGAGTTGGTGTAGAGCCGAGGGTCAGACCCAGGCACCTAATAGGCGAAGAGGCTAATGGGGCCTATGCGAATAGAGGCATGCAGGTAAGTGGTGATTCAAGCGAATGGTCCGGAGGTGATGACCTCCCCGCTAGGCATCCCTCCCAAGGGGGGAGGCAAGGGGCAAGTATAAAGACCAGGGTAGGAGACGGGAGGGGCTCCTCAGCCCCACCCCCTACCCCAGATTACAGCGCAAGGAATGTGCGGGCGGGTATGACACGCCCAGCCCAGTACAGTTCATCTTCGCCGCTTAGTAGCCCGGCTGCGTCACCTGCGAATTCTAGTGGTTCCTCAGGAAGGGGGACTGGTGGTGGATTACCATATTACACGCTGCCAAAGTCCCTCACTTTCAACGGCAAGGGTAACTGGAGGGCTTTCTTCAGAAAGTTCTCCGCCTTTGCTGATCACCATAATTGGACTGCAATGGAGCGCGTAAGCCAGCTATACTGGGGCCTGAAAGGGAAGGCTGAAGATTATTTGCTAATGGTCTTGGACCAAGAGCCAAATATGCCATATGCAGGTCTAGTGGCCCGGCTGCAGCACAGGTTCGGGGAGGAAGGGCTCTCTGAATCTGCTCAGCTGGAGTTTGTGGCAGCCAAGCAGGGACCCACTGAATCCCTGCCAGACTGGGCAGACCGGGTGCTCCAGCTAGCAGCGCGTGCTTTTCCAGGGGTCAATGGGTCCTACCCGAATAGACAGGCGGTCCTTCGCCTGTGCCAGGGCGCCCTCAACCGAGAGGCGGGGTGCCACGCGCTTACGCGGAATCCATCTACCGTGAATGAGGCGCTTAAGTATATTGAGTGGCACCAACACGTGCACCGCGCAATGTACGGGCGTCCCAAGGCAGTGTCTAAGGCTAATGAAGGGGAGGTCCGTAAGGTGGAACTACCCCAAGGGAACAATGCAGCCCTTGAGCAAAGGTTGGTGAACCTAGAACGCAAGACCGATGAACGCTTGGGCCACATCGAGCGGGATCTGCAGCGTCTGGGTGGTTTGGAACGGGACCTCAAGAAGGTCCTGGAGGCTATCCAGACTAGGCCCCAACCAGCGCGTGAACGCGGGAGGTCACCCGGTCGGGACCGGTGCTACGAGTGCGGCGGGATTGGCCACTACAGGAACAATTGTCCTTCGGTCCAGGAAAACAGGGCCAAGGTACAAGTTTCCTTTGTAGGGGACCAGGAGGAGGAAAACTCCAGCGGGTCGGAGGAGCTGGCCAGCCCCCGGCCCCCACCGCCAGAGGCCAAATAG
- the LOC129262166 gene encoding KH homology domain-containing protein 4-like, whose amino-acid sequence MNDHARPRRSKWDTPSTMVPAPALAPAPALVPAAPMIPSQYPATAAQLLDGQVSSLEAASAAAARINAMLISKGKLKLPPGILPAEPDNKQKQVKLPVKEEKGKSEPLVAEVEINEVPIQCRNMLTKGSTQEEISRLTGAAVSTRGRYMSYADRATNNMGERPLYLCVQGPTRESVDRAVEHIKALIGGGIQNKGVATTGNRTRTRFSAATTGPATAVNTRPPGAPIFSRPPAPGLGAQMRAPGVGGDVRGPAGGVRGPGPNPMIPPPAIQLAIQAAQSSGHYLQDKVFIGLEHADPSFNMKEKIQGPGGSFLQHIRAETGANIYLRGRGSGFMEPTSGREAFENLYMYVTHPKADGLQAAKKLCENLVTTIQAEYVAHQSLLFQRSAPALAAAHMIAPPARPGQPVGQAIPQPPSQQLQQPGALGLYSQAQPTVPAVSTAFSQTLAAQQHAQAILGAQRPVVSTAVSGQPGIVYPHLIAQPQPGLPGQPGLALQARAPQPVPAPAPVPPPQRLPPPIPQVVVPAASQAQIYAAQVAVSQSHQSLAQAQAQAAVQAAQAQAQAQVHSQAQLAQAQAQLQLPVSVGIAVGQQVLQQPLGPPPQQQQQLQQQPQQSAKRRFREDLVPERPEHHPPPMTNLGVSPPGHSPLGIAGAMAGVQGSLLGLPGQPPEDRRLMPPPPNPHAMRDAARKRLLPPQGLDIHGGRIPSPEESRIKRGRLVSYDTSGDSDEDEDAAGRARTRFDAGPRFQPSPAGGYMAPPPRGLPPPSSHSTSTSTSSSFYKVERREPGPGGSPFWMARN is encoded by the exons ATGAATGA CCACGCCCGACCCCGCCGCTCCAAATGGGACACGCCCTCAACCATGGTTCCTGCTCCTGCCCTTGCCCCCGCCCCTGCCCTTGTCCCCGCTGCTCCTATGATTCCCTCTCAGTACCCTGCTACAGCAGCACAGTTGTTGGATGGGCAGGTCAGCAGTCTTGAGGCCGCATCAGCAGCAGCGGCTAGAATCAATGCTATGCTGATATCCAAGGGCAAGCTGAAGCTCCCTCCAGGCATCTTACCAGCAGAGCCAGATAACAAACAGAAACAAGTCAAGCTG CCGGTGAAGGAAGAGAAGGGCAAGAGTGAACCGCTGGTTGCGGAAGTTGAAATCAATGAAGTACCCATTCAATGTCGTAACATGCTCACTAAAGGATCTACACAAGAGGAG ATCAGTAGATTAACAGGTGCGGCTGTATCAACAAGAGGGAGGTACATGTCATATGCAGATAGAGCAACAAATAATATGGG agagAGGCCATTATATCTATGTGTACAAGGACCAACAAGGGAGAGTGTGGACA GAGCGGTGGAGCATATCAAGGCATTAATAGGGGGTGGCATACAGAACAAGGGTGTGGCTACAACAGGTAACAGGACCCGGACCAGGTTTAGTGCAGCCACCACTGGCCCAGCAACGGCAGTAAACACCAGGCCCCCAGGAGCACCCATCTTCAGTCGACCCCCTGCCCCAGGACTAGGGGCACAGATGAGGGCACCGGGTGTAGGAGGGGATGTCAGGGGGCCTGCAGGAGGGGTGCGTGGTCCAGGGCCTAACCCCATGATCCCACCTCCAGCAATCCAACTGGCAATCCAAGCTGCACAGTCTTCAGGG CATTACTTACAAGATAAAGTATTTATTGGCTTGGAACATGCAGACCCATCTTTTAACATGAAAGAAAAGATCCAAGGTCCCGGA GGTTCCTTCCTGCAGCACATCCGAGCGGAGACCGGTGCCAACATCTACCTGAGAGGGCGTGGCTCTGGTTTCATGGAGCCCACGTCAGGGCGCGAAGCCTTCGAGAATCTCTATATGTACGTCACTCACCCTAAAGCAGATGGTCTCCAGGCAGCCAAGAAACTCTGTGAAAACCTTGTCACAACT ATTCAAGCCGAGTATGTGGCACATCAAAGTCTACTCTTCCAAAGATCAGCACCTGCCTTAG ctgcTGCCCACATGATAGCACCACCAGCTCGTCCAGGCCAGCCGGTGGGGCAGGCCATCCCTCAGCCTCCCTCTCAGCAGCTGCAACAGCCTGGAGCATTGGGATTGTATTCACAAGCTCAACCGACGGTCCCTGCTGTTAGTACGGCTTTTAGTCAAACACTGGCTGCTCAACAACATGCCCAAG CAATCCTTGGTGCCCAGAGGCCGGTGGTCAGTACAGCAGTTAGTGGTCAGCCTGGAATTGTCTATCCTCATCTCATTGCTCAACCTCAG CCTGGACTTCCAGGACAACCAGGATTAGCACTGCAAGCTAGGGCCCCTCAGCCTGTTCCTGCCCCGGCTCCTGTTCCCCCTCCTCAACGTCTTCCCCCTCCCATTCCCCAAGTGGTTGTACCAGCAGCCTCCCAGGCCCAGATTTATGCAGCACAG GTTGCTGTGTCTCAGAGTCATCAAAGCCTTGCCCAAGCTCAGGCCCAAGCTGCAGTTCAAGCAGCACAGGCCCAGGCTCAAGCCCAGGTCCATTCCCAGGCCCAGCTTGCTCAAGCTCAAGCCCAGCTTCAGTTACCAGTCAGTGTTGGGATAGCAGTGGGTCAGCAGGTACTACAGCAACCTTTAGGACCACCTCcccaacaacagcaacaactcCAGCAACAGCCACAGCAATCTGCAAAGAGGAGATTCAGAGAAGATCTGGTTCCTGAGAGACCGGAG CACCATCCACCCCCAATGACTAATCTAGGTGTCTCACCCCCTGGTCACAGTCCATTGGGTATCGCTGGAGCCATGGCTGGAGTACAGGGATCGTTACTCGGGTTACCAGGGCAACCACCAGAAGATAGAAG GTTGATGCCTCCACCACCTAACCCCCATGCCATGCGAGATGCAGCAAGGAAACGATTACTGCCCCCACAGG GCTTAGATATTCATGGAGGTAGGATACCTTCACCAGAGGAATCACGGATAAAGCGGGGACGGCTCGTCTCCTACGACACCAGCGGAGACTccgatgaagatgaagatgctGCCGGACGTGCCAGGACTCGCTTTGATGCTGGGCCTCGCTTTCAGCCGTCACCAGCAGGAGGTTACATGGCGCCTCCTCCCCGGGGACTTCCTCCACCGTCATCGCACTCCACATCGACTTCGACATCATCCTCATTCTACAAAGTGGAACGAAGGGAACCAGGTCCAGGGGGTTCTCCGTTTTGGATGGCAAGGAATTGA